A single region of the Oncorhynchus keta strain PuntledgeMale-10-30-2019 chromosome 4, Oket_V2, whole genome shotgun sequence genome encodes:
- the LOC118373697 gene encoding uncharacterized protein LOC118373697, translating into MPSDLNMELYWYIVVIIFIVIKIFFYVCWYRSRQRQLAAYLNNPRNSQIVIVGGRAYLHQMCERQNTSIWPSWYGVQDEGSMGESSASLPPAAVSFSHLDMPPPYQAVSGADDLKPPPYSEVAQSDDVDASLLAPLPILPPPLFEGEDSASIISEAPPPYTPSPSRHERPVNPSQSHSEDRLN; encoded by the exons ATGCCTAGTGATCTCAATATGGAGTTGTACTGGTACAT AGTGGTCATCATATTCATCGTCATCAAGATCTTCTTCTATGTGTGCTGGTACCGCTCGCGTCAGAGACAACTGGCCGCGTACCTCAACAACCCTCGTAATTCGCAGATAGTTATCGTGGGAGGGAGGGCCTACCTGCATCAGatgtgtgagagacagaat ACGTCTATCTGGCCCAGTTGGTATGGGGTTCAGGATGAGGGATCAATGGGCGAGTCTTCTGCCTCACTCCCCCCGGCAGCAGTATCCTTCTCTCACCTGGACATGCCACCACCATACCAAGCTGTCTccggag CGGATGACCTGAAGCCTCCTCCGTACAGCGAGGTTGCCCAGAGCGACGACGTCGACGCATCTCTCCTTGCCCCCCTCCccattctccctccccctctctttgagGGTGAAGACTCTGCCAGCATCATAAGCGAGGCCCCGCCTCCATACACCCCCAGCCCCAGCCGGCATGAGCGTCCTGTCAACCCCAGCCAATCACATTCAGAGGACCGACTCAACTAG